Part of the Streptomyces europaeiscabiei genome is shown below.
CCCTTCCAGGCGCGCCTCACCCGGCCGTCCTCGACCTCGAGGTTGAGCCGGCCGAAGCGGTACTCCATGGTGATGATCGCGCCCGGCGGCAGCTTTCTGACAGTGGACCAGCCGCGTTCCGCGGCTCGGCGCTCGGCGTTCGGCGCCTCCAGTCCGACGTACGCGTCGGGGTCGTCCCGG
Proteins encoded:
- a CDS encoding I78 family peptidase inhibitor; its protein translation is MAPIPTPPEEPRDDPDAYVGLEAPNAERRAAERGWSTVRKLPPGAIITMEYRFGRLNLEVEDGRVRRAWKG